The window GGCCACCCGGAAGAAGCACTACAAAATCGGCGACGAGTACGTCGACGAAGTGATGATGGCGAAGATGCTCGCCTGACGCCATCGCAGCCGCGTTTTCCGCTTGCAGCGCCGCCTACAGCAGGTCGCCGTCCAGCGGGTCGGCCACGACGCCGTCCTGCTGGGCCAGCGACCGCGCGTGGGCCGCACAGACGACGCGGTTTTCCGCCCACGGGACGTGGAGGCGGACCGCCGCCTCCCGCTCACATCCTTCCTCCGTACACTCCATGCTGTCCCTACGCGGGGCCACCTAACAGCCGTTTGGGTTATAAAAAGACGACGAGCAGAAACCCCGCGAGAACCGCCGCCGTCACCAGCACCTGCATGGCCGTCGAGGCCAGCACGCCGACGGTCGCGTAGGCCGCCGCCCGAAGGCCCAGTTCGACGTCACCGTGGCGATGGTATTCGAGGGCGAAGACCGTCCCCGCGACGCCGACCAGCAAGCCGAGTGGCCCGAGAACGACCAACAGCGGAAGTGTCACGACGGCCGCGATGGCGGTCGTTCGGAGCGAGGCGCCGCCGGCGTTGGCCGCGAGTGCGCCGCCCAGCCAGTCGAAGACCAGCGCGAGCGCGCCGAGGCCGAGCAGGGCCAGAAGGGCGAGTATCCCGGGGTCGCCGGTAGCGTACCAGTAGTAGCTGACGCCCGCCATCGACAGCCCACCGCCCGGAACCAGCGGAACGAAACTGGCGACGATACCCGCGACGAGCAGGACGAGGGCGACGGCGAGTGGGTCGACTGGAAGCATCGCTACGACCGGCGCCTCCGATAGGGGGCCCTCATCGGTATCGGTCCGCCTCCGCATCGGCGATATCGTTTCCGTATCGGTCGACGAGCGGCTGGACGGCGTCGCCGAGCGCGCGCATACACTCCCGTTCGGAGACGTATCCGAGATCGTCGGTCGTTTCGCCCCACGACCACGTCTGGAGGACGCGCCTGACGAGCAGGCGCTCGGGGGTGGGGGCGTCGAGTGCGCCGTCGACGAGCGCGCGCAGCGCCACCTGTCGGAAGCCGCTCGGGGCGATATCGTAGAGTCCCGGGCCATACGCGGCGCTGGCGACGACCCGCCATTCGTCGTCGGTGAGCGACAGCGGAGCCTCCCCGTCGGCGGCTCTGAGTGCTTCCCTGACCATGTCGGGGTCCGCGTCATCGAGGGCATCGGCCAGGACGTCCGGAACCCGCCGGCAGAACCACGACGTGTGGCGGTCGGTGAGGGCCTCGCCCGCATCCGAGAGCGGCTGTAACATGAGCGCCGAGTACTCGCCGCTGGTGTCGTTGCGCGTCGTCGAGAGATGGACCGTCGCGTAGTCGTTGGTGGCCCAGAAGGCGAGGAGTTCGGGCGTGGCGCCGTAGCCGACGCCGAGATAATCGACCGGGTCGAACCGACCGAGCGGCGAGCGCGCGCCGTCGGCGTCGAATTCGGCTTCGATAGCACCGAGCAGGTGCGACCCGAGCCCCCGTGAACGGACGGCATGGTGGGTCGCGATGCGCATCACGCGCAGGCCGACTGGGACGGCCGCGTCGATATCGCGGAGTTGACTCGTCAGGACGTCCGGAAGCATGTTCCCGCGGACCCGAGCACCCTCGTACATGTCCTCGCGGGTCTCGTCGGAGAGGCCCCCCTCGCGTGCGAGCAGGGCGACGGCGACGACGTGGCCGCCGTGGGTCAGCGCGCGCAGAGCGATGTTCGGGGCATCGAGCAGGCGCGCGAGGTCGTCGGGTTCCGTTCGGTAGTGGGCGTTGACCAACAGGCCAAACGTCTCCCGGAGGCGCGGTTCGTCCTCAACCAGTTCGGCGGGGTCGAGCCGTTCGTAAGCGACAGAATCGGGCGTCGCGTCCGCGACCAGTTGGTCGGCGGGCGGGGAGGCATCCAAAAGGAGCGCCCGAAAGAGCCACGTCTCGATGGGGTCCGGTGCGGCATATCGAATCGGGTCCGAAAGCCGCTGGAGCGTCACTTCGTGGCTCTCGTCGAGCCGACCGCGGAAGCGCACGTCGAAGCCGCGGCCGGCGCCCTCGTAGCCGTGGACCGTCGTCGCGAAGCAGGCGCTCGGGGCGACCGACAGCAGCGATTCGAGCATCCGCACCGAGAGGGCCGCGGCCTCGTCGACGACGAGAACGTCCGCCGATTCCTCGACGGCGTCGGCGGGTTTGCGATATCGGATTCGCCCTTCGCCCTCCGCTCGGAGTTCGGGATGGCCCTTCCCCTCGCGAGCGTCGGCCGCGAGACAGTCGAGTCCGTCCAGCGTCTCGCTGGCCCGCTCGAAGAGTTCGGCGGTGTTCCGGTAGGAGGGCGCGGTAACGAGCACGTCCCGGCCCTCGGTGGCCAGTGCGGCCGCCGCGAGGCCCGCAGCGCTTGATTTCCCACGGCCGCGGTCGGCCTCAAGTACGACCGCCTGTCCCTTTTCGCGGAGGTTCTCGCAGGCTTCGACGGCGTCTCGCTGGTCGGCGGTCAGACAGCGCTCGTAGACGGCGCGGGGAAAGGCGGCGTCCTCGGGGATGTCGAAGCCCTCCGAAGCAAAGCGTGGCGAGGGGTTGGTCAGCCCGTCGTCGCGGACTGTTCCGTCGCCGACGTCGACGATAGCGATACCCCGGTGTGCGCGCAGGGTGTCGACGAGGCGACGGCGGAAGACGCCCGACACGTCGTCGAGGCCGAACGGCGGGACGGCGAGCGTCTCGTCGAAGCCGTCGCGGCGGTCCGGCCACTCGTCGAGAAGTGGGGTCAGCAAGACGAGCAGGCCGCCACCGTCGACCGCGCCCGCCGCCCGACCGATGGCGTTCGGGCGGCAGGCGTCGTGGCAATCGACGACCACGCAGTCGTTGGTCGTCCCGAGCAGTTGGTCGGCCTGCTTCGGCCGGATGGTTCGGGCCGAGACGCCGATACCCTCCCGCTCGGAGAGGACGACGGGCTTGCAGTCGACGGCTTCGCAGACGGCCTCGGCGGCCGCATAGCCGGCTTCGCGGGCCCCTGCCAGCACGACGAGGCGGCGCTCGTTGGTCGCTTCGGCCTCCGCGCGGAGCGAGCGGGCCGTCTCACGAACCGCGTCCATGTCGGGTGGGAGGGGGCGATACCGGAAGGCTCCACCGATTGACCGAACCCTATGAGGCCCCCCGCTGAAGCCGAGGTATGGCTACGAACCGCCAATGGCTACTGGAGAGTCGGCCGACCGGCGAACCGACGATGGAGAACTTCGAGATGGTCGAGACGGACGTTCCCGACCCGGGCGCCCACGAGGTACTGGTCCGGACGCTCTACATGTCCGTCGACCCCTATATGCGCGGGCGGATGCGCGATGCCGAATCCTACGCGGAACCGTGGGACGTCGGCGACACGATGAAAGCCGGCGTCGTCGGCGAAGTCGAGGAATCGAACCACCCCGACTTCGAGGCGGGCGACGTGGTGACGGGGCAACTGGAGTGGGCCGATTACGCCGTCGCCGAGGGCCGGGACCTCCGACAGGTCAACCCCGAACACGGGCCGATATCGACCGCACTCGGCGTGCTCGGGATGCCCGGCGTGACTGCCTACTTCGGGACGACCGATGTCGCGGAGCCGAAACCCGGCGACACCGTCGTCGTGAGCGCGGCCGCGGGCGCCGTCGGCAGCGTCGTCGGCCAGATAGCCGACCTCAACGGCTGTCACGTGGTCGGCATCGCGGGCGCCGACGAGAAAATCGAGTGGCTGAAATCGGTCGGCTTCGACGAGGGCATCAACTACAAGGAGGAAGACGTCGCGAGCGCGCTCCGTGAGGCCTGTCCGGACGGGGTCGACGTCTACTTCGACAACGTCGGCGGGCCCGTCACCGACGCCGTCTGGCCGCTGTTGAACGTCCGCGCCCGCGTAGCCGTCTGCGGGCAGATTTCGCTGTACAACGAAGAGGAGATTCCGACCGGGCCGCGAAAACTCGGCAAACTCATCGAGTCCCGCGCGACCGTCGAGGGACTACTCGTTCGCGACTACGAAGACCGGTGGGCCGAGGCTCTGACTCGGCTCTCGACGTGGGTCGCCTCGGGCGATGTCGAATACCGCGAGAACGTCGTCGAGGGGCTGGACAATGCCCCGGATGCGTTCCTCGAACTCTTCGAGGGGACCAAAATCGGCAAGCAACTCGTGAAGGTCGGCGAACGCAGCGACGCCTGAGTTTCACCTTTCGTTCTTTTCGTGTGGTGTGTTACTAAGCAACACCCTTATTCGGCCGAGTAGTTAATCGTTAATCATGGCAAATACATCGTTCGATGACGGCGACTACGAGGCGTATTACCGGGAAATCAGCGACGGATGTGACTGTATGGAGCTGTGGGAGTGTCTCTCGAAACGCCGGCGCGGCTGGACCAAACCGGACCAGCGCCGATAGTTCCGGTTCCCGGCACGATTGGCCGGTTCGTCGGCGAGGGCTGACGCGTAATTTGTAAGAGTTAAATGTCGGCGCGCCGGACCACAGTGTATGAGCAGCGAGAGTTCCGAACGGCGGGCACGCAAGTGCATCTCCTGTGGGATTAACATCTCCGGGACCAGCGCCGCGAAGTTCAAGTGCCCGGACTGTGGGCACCTCATCTTCCGGTGTTCGAAGTGTCGCAAACAGAGCAACCTCTACGAGTGCCCCGACTGTGGGTTCATGGGTCCGTAAACATGGGAAAAGTAGCCGCCAAAATGAAGGTCATGCCGCAGAGCCCCGAGGTTGACCTGGACGACCTCCAGGAACGCCTCGAGAACGTCCTCCCCGAGGGCGCGAAAATCAGCCGCGTCGACCGCGAGGACGTCGCGTTCGGCCTCATCGCGATGTTCCCGACGGTCATCATCCCTGACGAAGCCGGCGGCACCGACGCCGTCGAGGACGCTTTCGCCGACGTCGATGGCGTCGAAAGCGTCGACGTCGACGAAGTCGGTCGAATATAACTCGGCCACTTCTCCGCGTTTTCCCGACCGACCAGCCGCCGGCTCGGCGGCCCGTTTTGACCCGTACTTTGATAATCACTAGCTCGATATAGGCGAGATACGGCGGCCGTCGCCCACGGCGGTGGGCACACGGGGAAGGAGCGCCGCCGGAACGCACCTTTTATGTGTCGCACCTGATTAGGTCTCTTCAAGAATGCCTAGTTCGAATGGTCCACGGAAGGGAACTCGTAACAAACTCAAGAACAAGCCCCGCGAGCGAGGTACGTCCCCGCCGCAACACTTCATCGAGGAGTACGACGAAGGCGAGAAGGTCCATCTCGACATCGACCCCTCGGTTCCGGACGGCCGCTTCCACCCGCGTTTCAACGGCAAGACCGGCGAAGTCGCCGGTAAGCAGGGCAGCGCGTTCAAGGTCCTCATCAAGGACGGCGACGTCGAGAAGACCCTCATCGCAAGCCCCGCACACATCCGTCGCCAGCAGGAATGACGATCTTCAAGGAAATCGTCGACGAGGAGTTCATGACCGTCTCCGAGGCCAAGGACGTCCTCGCCGACATCGAGGCCGAGCGCGCGCTCGACGAAGAGCGGGAGATGCCCTACGAACTCGCGCGTGCCATCGAGCACGTCAACCGGTTTGCGGTCCTCGACGCCGAGGAATCCGTCGAACTGGCCGAGGAACTGCTGGAACTCGAGAAGGTCGACGCGGCGACGGCCTACAAGATCACCGACCTCCTTCCGGAGGACCGCGACGAACTCCGTTCGGTCTTCGCACAGGAGCGGTACTCCCTTTCGGGCGACGAACTCGACGAAATCCTCGATATCGTCGTGAAGTACGCCTGAGACTGCCGCACACCTTTTCGAATCGTCGTTTCACGATGCCACCCGCGAGGAGTTCGACCGCTTTCGAGTGGCGAGTCATCGCGAGAGGACTCCGACAGTGCGAGTCAACACCTGTTTTAAATACGGCCTTCCCCTAATCGAAGTATGAGCAACGCCGGCGCCGACGATGCCGAACCCACGACGGCGGTCGTTTTGGACTTCATGCCCCGGGGACGTCCCGAGGACGACCGCCCGCAGTATCAGAAATCACCGGTCGCGTTCGCGCTCGGCGAATCGGATTTCCGGCTCGTCGAGATAGCGCTCGCCGACGACGCCCACGTCAACATCGGCGACCGCATCCAGATCGACCCGCCGAGCGAGAAAATCAAGGACCTCACCGATATCGACTACGAGGACCTCTCGAGTACGGCCCAATCCGAGGTCGAATACGCCGTCGATACCATCATCGACGCCGACGAAGAGCGGTTCGTCGACTTCTACAACGACGCCCAGCCGATTACCACGCGGCTTCACGTCCTGAACCTGCTGCCGGGTATCGGCAAGAAACTGCGGAACAACGTCCTCGATGCGCGCAAGCGCAAGCCCTTCGAGAGCTTCGAGGACATCGAAGACCGCGTCTCAGGCCTACATGACCCCCGAGAGGTGCTCGTCGAGCGCATTCTCGAAGAACTCCAGAAGGAAGACCTCAAATATCGGATTTTCGCCCGGCGCGAAGCCGAGTAACGCGGGCCGACGCTTTTTGCGGAATCGAATGGTGAACGATATACGGCGCCACCGTTTAGCCCGCGGTATGCGCGACCCCGATGCGCTCCTCGCCCGCGCCAGCGTGCGCGGCGACCCGGAGCGCGACCAGCACTTCCTCGTCGACGACCGCGTCCTCGACCGGTTGCCGGGCTATCTCCCCGACGATGCCGACACCTCCTACGTCCTCGAAATCGGTGGCGGGACCGGCGCGCTCACCGACCGCCTGCTCGCAGTCGCCGACGAAGTCACCGTCATCGAACGTGACCCGGCCCTCGCCGCGTTCCTCCGCGAGGAGTTCGCCGACGAGATTGCGGCCGGGGAACTGACCGTCATCGAAGGCGACGCGCTGGAGGTCGATTTGCCCGATTTCACGGCCTCCGTCTCGAACCTGCCCTACGGCGTCTCCTCGGAGATTACTTTCCGACTGTTGCCCGAGGGAAAGCCGACCGTCCTGATGTTCCAAAAGGAGTTCGCCGAGCGGATGGCGGCCGACCCCGGAACCGACGAATACGGCCGCCTGTCGGTGACCGCGGGACATTACGCCGAGGTCGAAGTCGTCGAACCGGTGCCGAAGGAGGCCTTTTCGCCGCCACCGGCCGTCGAAAGCGCCGTCGTTCGGACGACGCCCCGCGAGCCCGAATACGAGGTGCCGAACGACGAGGCCTTCATGAAACTCGTGCGGGCGGTGTTCACCCAGCGCCGGAAGACGATGCGGAACGCGGTTCGGAACACGGTCCACATCTCGGACATCGAGAACCCTGATGCTGTCGTCGAGGAGGCCGGCGAGGAACTGATGGGCAAACGTGCGGGCAACGTCCCGCCCTCGGAATTCGCGCGACTGGCCCGTATTGCCGACCGCGTTGCCTGAACCCCCGCCTGCGCGCGTAGCGACTCACCGACGAAAACTTGTCACCCCCGGTCCAACGACCCCTTACCAACGGATTTCGCGCTACTATGTCCGGACTCATACTTCTCCAACTGTACTGGGACGTCATCTATCGCATCCAGCTAATCTTCAACACCAGAACGGCCCAGTACGCGGCGACTATCGGGGCCGGCGTCGGATTCGTCCTGTTCGTCGCGCTGCTCTACCGTGTTGCCGGGCCTCTGAAGGAACGCTACGACGACGACGGCGTCGAGATACTGCTGGCGCTACTCGGCACCGTCGCCGCCATCGCCGCCAGCCTGTTCGTCACCGCCGTCTGGCGTGAGTTCCTCACCCTGCTCGGAACGTTCGGCGAGTTCGGGTTCACGCCGAAACGAGGGATTCTCCTGCTGGTCTCCTTCGTCGTCCTCGCGGTCACCTACACGCTGACCCGGATCACGAAACGCCTCATCAAGTTCGGCTCGGGCCGCGTCGAACTGACGCCCCACCAGCGGGAACTGGTCCATCACCTCGTCCAGATCTGGCTCTTCCTGACGGCCTTCGCGTTCATCTGGTTCCTCTGGGACCTCAGGGCGTCCGACATCCTGCTCGGGGCCGGCGCGCTCGGCATCATCATCGGATTCGCCGCCCGGAAGACCCTCGCCGACGTCCTCGCGGGGTTCGTCCTCCTCTTCGCCCGGCCCTTCGAGGTCGGCGACTGGATTTCCATCGGCGACCGCGAGGGCATCGTCACCCAGATTACGATTTACAACACCCAGATTCGGACGTTCAACGAGGAGCACGTCCTCGTCCCGAACGACAAGGTCAACGACAGGGAGGTCATCAACTACTCGAAGACCGACCGCCTGCGGCTGATAACGAAGGTCGGCGTCGACTACGAGACGGACCTCTCGAAGGCGATGACCGTGGCGGCCGACGCGATGAACAACTGTGAAACCGTCGCGTCCACGCCCGCACCCGACGTCATCCTCGATTCCTTCTCCGATTCGTCCGTCGTGCTCCGCCTTCGCTACTGGATTACCCGGCCGACCATCCAGCAGAAGTTGAGCGCCCAAAACGAGGTGGTCCAGTCGGTCAAGGCCGCCTTCGAGGAGGAAGGCATCAAAATTCCCTACCCCCAGCGCGAACTCATGGGCCGAGAGGAGACCGACGGCTTCCGCATCTCGGCGGACACGCAGGTCGACGTGGGGGACGAAAACGTCGAGCAAGCTGTCCGCCGCGTCTCCAAGGCCGACAGCGAGCGGGTCGAAGAGGCCGTCGAACGCGTCTCCGACCTCGATGACCCGACCGTCGTCGAGGAACCCGTCGAGAACCGGTACGGGGGCGACGGGGGGCCGGACCAGGAGGCCGAGGACGGCGAAGACGCCGAAGAAGAGGAGGAAGAAGAGGAGTGACGCTTTCGGACCGCCGCGAGATGCCGACGGTGTACGAACCGGCGGAGGACTCCCGCCTGCTGGCTGACGCTATCATCGACCGAATCGACGCCGACGAGCGCGTGCTGGAGGTCGGAACGGGGTCGGGCTACGTCGCCGCCCGCGTGAGCGAGGAAACCGGCGCCCGCGTCGTCGGGTCGGATATCAATCCCGAGGCCTGCCGCCGCGCCCGCGAGGAGGGCCTCGAAGCCGTCCGGGGGAACCTGACCGACCCCTTCCGGCGGAATAGTTTCGACGTCGTCTGTTTCAATCCGCCCTATCTGCCGACGCCGCCCGAACAGGAGTGGGACGACCCGCTGGAACACGCGCTGTCGGGCGGCGAGGACGGCCGCCGTCTTATCCGGCCGTTCCTCGCCGACGTGGGTCGTATCCTCCGACCGGACGGTCGCGTCTACCTGCTCGTTTCCTCGCTGACGGATATCGACGCCGTCGCGAAACTCGCCGATGACGCGGGGATGGAGACCCGAGAAATCGCCGAGGAATCCTTCCCCTTCGAGCGACTCGTCACGCTGGAGATTACTCATAGGAATTCCTAAGTAGGAAATATTAAACGCCATCATGGCGTAGCCGCACGTAATGACGGAGGTACTCGCAACGACGCCCGGCCTGTTCCCGTTACAGGATTGGGCGAAGGACGAGCTATCGGATCTGAAAGGCCACCAGAAGGACGACCTCATCTCGGGCGACGAGTCGGGCGACATCGTCGACGCCTACGAAACCGCCCGCGAGGAAGTCGTCGAGCGACAACTCGAAGCCGGCCTCGACCGCGTCGTCGAGGGCCAACTCCGGTGGGACGACATGCTCGCCCACCCGCTGTGTGTCCACGACAACGTCGAGACCCGCGGCATCGTCCGCTACTACGACAACAACAACTTCTATCGAGAGCCTGTCGTTTCGGGTGACCTCTCGTTCGACGGCGACATCGCCGACGAGATTGCGTCTGCGGCCGATGTGAATCAGGCGGTTCTGCCCGGCCCCTACTCGCTTGCGGACCTCGCGACCGACGAGCATTACGGTGACGACGCCGCGTTCCTCGATGCAGTTGCCGACTTCCTCGCCGACGAGGCCGACGCCATCGAGGACGTCGAGACGCTCTTCCTGCTGGAACCCTCGCTCGTCGAGAACGCGCCCGAGGAGGGCGAAGACGAGCGCGCAAGCGCGGCCATCGACACCGTCGCGAACGCCGTCGATACCGAAGTCGTCGTCCAGACCTACTGGGGCGCCATTCCGGAGAAGCCCTACGCCCATCTGATGGACGCCGACGTCGACGCCATCGGCTTCGATTTCGTTTCGGACCACGAGACGAACCTCTACAACATTCAGGAGTACGGCACCAAGGACTCCATCGCGCTGGGTGTCGTCGACGGCCAGAACACGTTGGTCGAGACGCCCGAGGAAATCGCCGAGCGCATCGAGTGGGTCGACGACAACATCCCCGCCCAGGAGTTCGACACCGTCTACGCGACGAGCAACACCGAACTGTTCTACCTTCCTGAAAACAAGTTCGAGGAGAAACTCGACACGCTTGCCGACGCCACCGAAGAGGTGTCCCTATGACTGCCAACCTGCTTTCCGACACGCGCGAACAGTTCCGCCCCGAGGACCACCCGACCGACCACTTCCTGTTGACGACCGTCGTCGGTTCGTATCCCAAGCCCAAGTGGCTCAACCGGGCGAAGGAACTGAAAGAGGACGAGGACCACGGCTTCGACGAGGAGGACCTCGACGAGGCACTCGACGACGCCGCCCGTCTCATCACGAACGAGCACGTTCGTGCCGGCCTCGACGCCGTCGTCGACGGCGAGATGCGGCGCAACGAGATGGTCGAGTACTTCGCCCACCGCATCGACGGCTACGAGTTCAACGGCCCGGTCAAGGTCTGGGGGCACAACTACTTCGACAAGCCCTCCGTCGCCGACGAGGTCGAATACGACGAACCGTGGCTCGTCGACGAGTTCGAGTTCACCACCGGCGTCACCAACCGCCCGGTGAAGGTCCCGATTACGGGCCCCTACACGCTCGCATCGTGGTCCTTCAACGAGCACTACGAAACCGAGGAGGAACTCGCCTACGAACTCGCCGACCTCGTCAACGAGGAAATCGAGAAGCTCGTCGAAGCGGGCGCCCGCTACATCCAGATCGACGAACCCGCGCTCGCGACCACGCCGGACGACCACGCCATCGTCGGCGAGTGTCTCGAACACATCGCCGACGGCATCCCGGAGAACGTCCGTCTCGGCCTCCACGTCTGTTACGGCGACTACTCGCGTATCTACCCCGAGATTCTGGACATGCCGGTCCACGAGTACGACCTCGAACTCGCCAACGGCGACTACGACCAACTCGGCGTCTTCAAGGAACACGAGTTCACGAAGGACCTCGCGCTGGGCGTCGTCGACGTTCACACGACGGACGTCGAACCCGTCGAGGAGATCAAGGAGAACATCAAAAAGGGCTTCGAGGTCGTCCCCCCGGAGCGTCTGACCGTCTCGCCGGACTGCGGTGTCAAACTCCTGCCCCGTGAGGTCGCCTACCAGAAGATGGAGAACATGGTACAGGCCGCCCGCGAAGTCGAGGCCGAACTCGATTCCCGCGAAATCACCGTCGGCTACGCTGGCGAGTAAGGCCGCCGCTCACTTTTCGGGGCTTCGAACGAAAAGAAGACCGCCCTATTCTTCGACTAATTCCGCCACTGCGTCCGCCTCGCCGTCGTCCTCATCGTTGACGAGCAGTTCGACCAGCAGCGTAATGACGCCGGTCACCGCCAGCAGGACGCCCTCGACGCGCGTCAGGGAGACGAACCAGTCGCTCGGTTCGAGGTCCTCGGGGTTCTCGTAGCCGACGAGGACGAAGCGCGTGAGGAAGTCGATGGCCTTCTCCGGGAAGGCAGCGACGAAGCCGCCGTACACGACTGCGAGTACGTTCCAGAACATACCCGAGGCTACGTGGCACGGAAATAAAAAGCCGGCCGTCGCAGCCGAAAAATTACTCGTAGAGCCAGGTTTCGTCGTTGCGCTCGTAATCGATGAGTTCCTCGTCGTCGAAGAACAGGTCGATTTCGCGCTCGGCGGAACCGGGTTCGGTGTCGGAACCGTGGATGACGTTGCGACCCAGGTCGATACCGAGGTCACCGCGGATGCTGCCCGGCGGCGATTCGGCGGGGTCGGTCTCGCCCATCATGCTCCGCACCTGTGCGACCGCGTCCTTGCCTTCCCAGACCATCGCGAAGACGGGACCCGAGGTGATGAACTCGACGAGGTCCTCGAAGAAGGGCTCGTCGGAGAGGTCCGCGTAGTGTTCGCGGGCGTGGTCGTCGTCCAGTTGCATGAACTTGCCGGCGACCAGTTTCAGGCCGCGGTCCTCGAATCGGGAGACGACCTCGCCGATGAGACCACGGTGAACGCCGTCCGGCTTGACCATGACGAAGGTTCGTTCGCGGTCGGACATTCAGGCCTCGACCTCCTCTTCGTCTTCGTCGCCGTCGTCCTCGGAGGCTTCGGATTCCTCGTCCTCGTCGGAATCGGCTTCCTCTTCGGCGGCTTCGAGGTCGGGCGTCTCGTCGACGTCCTCCTCGGTGTCAGCTTCTTCCTCGGCCGCTTCTTCGGCCTCGGCTTCCGCTTCTGCTTCCTGCTCGGCAGCCGTTTCGGCGGCCGATTTGGCTTCGGCCTCGGCGGCCTCGCCCGCACCGCCGGTCCACTCGAGGTCGCGCGGTTCGCGCCCGAGGTCGGCGTTCTTCTCGCACTTCGCGGAACAGAAGTGCGTGATACGGCCGCTGTTGGCGACGTACATCGTGCCCGTGCCGGGCTCGATGTCGTCACCGCAGTAGTCACATTCTCGTGTCTGTGGCATGGGTTATTGGCCTCCGATGGAGTCGGCTTCACGAGCCGTCTCGCGAAGCTGGAGCACGTCGCCGACGCGCACCGGTCCGAGGACGTTTCGGGCGATGATGCGGCCCTGATTTTCGCCCTCCTTGATTCGGCACTTGACCTGCATGGCTTCGCCGTGCATGCCGGTCTTCCCGACGATCTCGATTACTTCGGCAGGGGTCGCGCCGTCCCCTTCTTCTTCAGCACTCATCCTTGGTCACCTACCGGAGTTCCTCGACTTTCTCGGCGATGTCTTCGACATCTTCCTCGGCCTCGCCGGCGTCAACGATGGCGGCGGCGGCGCTGCCGACTTCGAGACCGGC of the Natronomonas halophila genome contains:
- a CDS encoding NADP-dependent oxidoreductase, producing the protein MATNRQWLLESRPTGEPTMENFEMVETDVPDPGAHEVLVRTLYMSVDPYMRGRMRDAESYAEPWDVGDTMKAGVVGEVEESNHPDFEAGDVVTGQLEWADYAVAEGRDLRQVNPEHGPISTALGVLGMPGVTAYFGTTDVAEPKPGDTVVVSAAAGAVGSVVGQIADLNGCHVVGIAGADEKIEWLKSVGFDEGINYKEEDVASALREACPDGVDVYFDNVGGPVTDAVWPLLNVRARVAVCGQISLYNEEEIPTGPRKLGKLIESRATVEGLLVRDYEDRWAEALTRLSTWVASGDVEYRENVVEGLDNAPDAFLELFEGTKIGKQLVKVGERSDA
- a CDS encoding 50S ribosomal protein L21e, which gives rise to MPSSNGPRKGTRNKLKNKPRERGTSPPQHFIEEYDEGEKVHLDIDPSVPDGRFHPRFNGKTGEVAGKQGSAFKVLIKDGDVEKTLIASPAHIRRQQE
- a CDS encoding HVO_2753 family zinc finger protein — translated: MSSESSERRARKCISCGINISGTSAAKFKCPDCGHLIFRCSKCRKQSNLYECPDCGFMGP
- the tmcA gene encoding tRNA(Met) cytidine acetyltransferase TmcA, coding for MDAVRETARSLRAEAEATNERRLVVLAGAREAGYAAAEAVCEAVDCKPVVLSEREGIGVSARTIRPKQADQLLGTTNDCVVVDCHDACRPNAIGRAAGAVDGGGLLVLLTPLLDEWPDRRDGFDETLAVPPFGLDDVSGVFRRRLVDTLRAHRGIAIVDVGDGTVRDDGLTNPSPRFASEGFDIPEDAAFPRAVYERCLTADQRDAVEACENLREKGQAVVLEADRGRGKSSAAGLAAAALATEGRDVLVTAPSYRNTAELFERASETLDGLDCLAADAREGKGHPELRAEGEGRIRYRKPADAVEESADVLVVDEAAALSVRMLESLLSVAPSACFATTVHGYEGAGRGFDVRFRGRLDESHEVTLQRLSDPIRYAAPDPIETWLFRALLLDASPPADQLVADATPDSVAYERLDPAELVEDEPRLRETFGLLVNAHYRTEPDDLARLLDAPNIALRALTHGGHVVAVALLAREGGLSDETREDMYEGARVRGNMLPDVLTSQLRDIDAAVPVGLRVMRIATHHAVRSRGLGSHLLGAIEAEFDADGARSPLGRFDPVDYLGVGYGATPELLAFWATNDYATVHLSTTRNDTSGEYSALMLQPLSDAGEALTDRHTSWFCRRVPDVLADALDDADPDMVREALRAADGEAPLSLTDDEWRVVASAAYGPGLYDIAPSGFRQVALRALVDGALDAPTPERLLVRRVLQTWSWGETTDDLGYVSERECMRALGDAVQPLVDRYGNDIADAEADRYR
- a CDS encoding DUF456 family protein codes for the protein MLPVDPLAVALVLLVAGIVASFVPLVPGGGLSMAGVSYYWYATGDPGILALLALLGLGALALVFDWLGGALAANAGGASLRTTAIAAVVTLPLLVVLGPLGLLVGVAGTVFALEYHRHGDVELGLRAAAYATVGVLASTAMQVLVTAAVLAGFLLVVFL
- a CDS encoding 16S ribosomal RNA methyltransferase A, whose amino-acid sequence is MRDPDALLARASVRGDPERDQHFLVDDRVLDRLPGYLPDDADTSYVLEIGGGTGALTDRLLAVADEVTVIERDPALAAFLREEFADEIAAGELTVIEGDALEVDLPDFTASVSNLPYGVSSEITFRLLPEGKPTVLMFQKEFAERMAADPGTDEYGRLSVTAGHYAEVEVVEPVPKEAFSPPPAVESAVVRTTPREPEYEVPNDEAFMKLVRAVFTQRRKTMRNAVRNTVHISDIENPDAVVEEAGEELMGKRAGNVPPSEFARLARIADRVA
- a CDS encoding RNA polymerase Rpb4 family protein yields the protein MTIFKEIVDEEFMTVSEAKDVLADIEAERALDEEREMPYELARAIEHVNRFAVLDAEESVELAEELLELEKVDAATAYKITDLLPEDRDELRSVFAQERYSLSGDELDEILDIVVKYA
- a CDS encoding DUF655 domain-containing protein, with product MSNAGADDAEPTTAVVLDFMPRGRPEDDRPQYQKSPVAFALGESDFRLVEIALADDAHVNIGDRIQIDPPSEKIKDLTDIDYEDLSSTAQSEVEYAVDTIIDADEERFVDFYNDAQPITTRLHVLNLLPGIGKKLRNNVLDARKRKPFESFEDIEDRVSGLHDPREVLVERILEELQKEDLKYRIFARREAE
- a CDS encoding elongation factor 1-beta — protein: MGKVAAKMKVMPQSPEVDLDDLQERLENVLPEGAKISRVDREDVAFGLIAMFPTVIIPDEAGGTDAVEDAFADVDGVESVDVDEVGRI